In Oncorhynchus nerka isolate Pitt River linkage group LG21, Oner_Uvic_2.0, whole genome shotgun sequence, the following are encoded in one genomic region:
- the LOC115103607 gene encoding proline-rich protein 29-like has product MAGTDDTDPQFQQWNQDAQNVQIIQQPASQQPTTILQQLPAAVSSPTPSIRPGHVKQDLVELMMIQNAQMHQVIMNNMTMSALSSFGHSQFHHPSTSEEEDPEVYHYHYQPTPAYLPYPTWLPPPLPHPSLVYRNTPEPLELAPSPHRDTTRRAVPPPPPPSATRTVGADVPPATDYYDAAERRQ; this is encoded by the exons ATGGCAGGGACAGATGATACTGACCCACAGTTTCAGCAGTGGAACCAGGACGCACAGAATGTGCAGATAATTCAACAGCCT GCTTCCCAGCAGCCCACAACCATCCTCCAGCAGCTCCCTGCTGCTGTGTCAtctcccactccctccatccGGCCAGGACACGTTAAGCAGG ACCTGGTGGAGCTGATGATGATCCAAAATGCTCAGATGCACCAGGTCATCATGAACAACATGACCATGTCAGCCCTCAGCTCATTTGGCCATTCCCAGTTCCACCATCCGTCTACCTCTGAG GAGGAGGATCCAGAGGtgtaccactaccattaccagcCTACCCCGGCCTACCTGCCCTACCCAACCTGgttgcctccacccctgcctcacCCTAGCCTGGTCTACCGCAACACCCCTGAACCCCTAGAGCTAGCACCCtcaccacacagagacaccacCAG GAGGGCGGTcccacctcctcccccacccaGCGCTACCAGGACCGTGGGGGCTGACGTCCCTCCAGCAACAG ATTACTATGATGCTGCGGAGAGAAGACAGTGA